A single window of Arcobacter venerupis DNA harbors:
- the glmS gene encoding methylaspartate mutase subunit S, with protein MKVVTGVVGNDIHVVANRLIDISLQARGFEVFNLGVNTYLEEFIDAVIETNADVLLISSLNGEAEGWCRELAILKSKYKNLKDVVFMIGGNLAVGEGDASVLVPKFKNYGFDLVFHQVDLNTGLDELEKYLRERK; from the coding sequence ATGAAAGTAGTTACAGGCGTAGTTGGGAATGATATACATGTAGTTGCAAATAGACTTATTGATATATCACTACAAGCAAGAGGCTTTGAAGTATTTAATCTTGGTGTTAATACATACCTTGAAGAGTTTATTGATGCAGTAATTGAAACAAATGCTGATGTATTACTTATATCTTCACTAAATGGTGAAGCAGAGGGTTGGTGTAGAGAGCTTGCTATTTTAAAATCAAAATATAAGAATTTAAAAGATGTTGTATTTATGATTGGTGGAAACTTAGCTGTTGGAGAGGGAGATGCAAGTGTACTTGTTCCAAAATTCAAAAACTACGGTTTTGATTTAGTATTCCACCAAGTTGACTTAAATACTGGTCTTGATGAATTAGAAAAATATTTAAGAGAGAGAAAATGA
- a CDS encoding methylaspartate mutase yields MSLLQEERNIIVQNKYADNFDFAEIEEFIKGASKNLFISHHFKNKKKMLVQPRGGFPTYKKMFSLYEFFVDANVDVLPCTIDSNTRLNDYATSAKMLKLSEENEVDMLNGYPLVNHGYRTSRKMMTHFDKPISLRHGTPDARLLIETALASGIFEIEGGPITYLLPYSKNFPLDKAFMYWKYVERICANYSKLNEPINRESFGPLTATLVPPCITIVIQICEMLLSLEEGVKSFSVSFSQTGSMIQDIVTANVLRKMAKHYAEQIGCGDAMINLVYHQWMGAFPSNKDFSESLINTSTVIASMVRADKIITKTRDEAFGIPTRESNAKTVANTQYTLRMLQGIPNISDEQEEEIVTSEVMSIMEAVFNDKADTLWRKVFNSIKSGIIDVPYSPHIINHNEVVTVRDKNKNIRIIKKGNLPISDRCFEYEKAQCDLNKDASSIVNDIIHDIGIMQ; encoded by the coding sequence ATGAGTTTACTTCAAGAAGAAAGAAACATAATCGTTCAAAATAAATACGCAGATAATTTTGATTTTGCAGAGATTGAAGAGTTTATAAAAGGCGCTTCAAAAAATCTATTTATTTCACACCATTTTAAAAACAAAAAGAAGATGTTAGTTCAGCCACGTGGTGGATTTCCAACTTATAAAAAAATGTTTTCACTTTATGAGTTTTTCGTAGATGCAAATGTTGATGTACTACCATGTACAATTGATTCAAATACAAGATTAAATGACTATGCAACAAGTGCAAAAATGTTAAAACTTTCAGAAGAAAATGAAGTTGATATGTTAAATGGTTACCCACTTGTAAATCATGGTTATAGAACATCTAGAAAAATGATGACTCATTTTGATAAACCAATTTCATTAAGACATGGAACTCCAGATGCTAGACTTTTAATTGAAACGGCATTGGCTTCTGGTATTTTTGAAATCGAAGGTGGGCCAATTACTTACCTTTTACCCTACTCTAAAAACTTTCCATTAGATAAAGCATTTATGTATTGGAAGTATGTAGAAAGAATTTGTGCTAACTACTCAAAACTAAATGAACCAATCAATAGAGAATCATTTGGCCCATTAACAGCAACATTAGTGCCACCTTGTATTACTATTGTTATTCAAATTTGCGAAATGCTTTTATCACTTGAAGAAGGCGTAAAATCTTTCTCTGTTTCATTTTCTCAAACAGGTTCTATGATTCAAGATATTGTAACTGCAAATGTTTTAAGAAAAATGGCAAAACATTATGCTGAACAAATTGGATGTGGTGATGCTATGATAAATCTTGTTTATCATCAATGGATGGGCGCATTTCCATCAAATAAAGATTTCTCAGAATCACTAATCAATACTTCAACTGTTATTGCTTCAATGGTGCGAGCTGATAAAATCATTACAAAAACAAGAGATGAAGCATTTGGTATTCCTACTCGTGAATCAAATGCAAAAACTGTTGCAAATACACAATATACACTAAGAATGTTACAAGGTATTCCAAATATCTCAGATGAACAAGAAGAAGAGATAGTAACAAGTGAAGTAATGTCTATTATGGAAGCTGTATTTAATGACAAAGCTGACACTTTATGGAGAAAAGTATTTAACTCTATAAAATCAGGAATTATCGATGTTCCATACTCTCCACATATTATTAACCACAATGAAGTAGTAACTGTAAGAGATAAAAACAAAAATATTAGAATCATTAAAAAAGGAAATCTTCCAATTTCTGATAGATGTTTTGAATATGAAAAAGCTCAATGTGACTTAAACAAAGATGCTTCATCAATAGTAAATGATATTATCCATGATATAGGAATTATGCAATGA
- a CDS encoding glutamate mutase L, with protein MSQNKLLIDVGSTYFKVCANNQVEQHFRDFNKDIYDDLLSKCSDTISKFKKDEVFICSSANGGLTTLIIGITNSFSLKFATNIAYNSGINIINTVLYQDIETTSIPSDLIDVVIVVGGINSVDNVFDDKLFNYLGNLRFSNIVFAGTTKDAEYLSGNIQNLVVVENIINNKLHVVEEPLKQYLTNLYQADIEGKEDIKHLYDLTSNQIFSTPYIVNKTLSFIDSKFAVVNPFILIDIGGATTDIHYSKDLSYDNMVTENEYDRLVFKKLGVFKSKESLIFAAKNNEFVYELLAHLKVTENIFNEDSPKSLRILMQLAIFLVLYKVSEAHPLYIKLKLNLLKSIVLTGGITKVLSFEEAEDIISFFYKKILTSDIHPSIILDSNYDIWTLGITQQ; from the coding sequence ATGAGCCAAAATAAATTATTAATAGATGTTGGAAGTACATATTTCAAAGTTTGTGCAAACAACCAAGTTGAACAACATTTTAGGGATTTTAATAAAGATATTTATGATGATTTATTATCAAAATGTTCTGATACGATTTCTAAATTTAAAAAAGATGAAGTATTTATCTGTTCATCTGCAAATGGTGGATTAACAACTTTAATTATTGGAATCACAAACTCTTTTTCACTAAAATTTGCTACAAATATTGCTTATAACTCTGGGATTAATATTATTAATACAGTTTTATACCAAGATATTGAAACCACTTCAATTCCTAGTGATTTAATTGATGTGGTAATTGTTGTTGGTGGAATTAATAGTGTTGATAATGTTTTTGATGATAAATTATTTAACTATTTAGGAAATTTAAGATTTTCAAATATTGTATTTGCAGGAACAACTAAAGATGCTGAGTATTTAAGTGGTAATATCCAAAATTTAGTAGTTGTAGAAAATATCATAAACAATAAACTTCATGTTGTTGAAGAACCTTTAAAACAATATTTAACAAACCTTTACCAAGCTGATATTGAAGGAAAAGAAGATATAAAACATTTATATGATTTAACTTCAAATCAAATATTTTCAACTCCATATATTGTAAATAAAACTCTATCTTTTATAGATAGTAAATTTGCGGTTGTAAATCCATTTATTCTAATAGATATTGGAGGAGCAACAACTGATATTCACTACTCTAAAGATTTATCTTATGATAATATGGTTACTGAAAATGAATATGATAGATTAGTTTTCAAAAAACTTGGAGTTTTTAAATCTAAAGAGTCTTTAATATTTGCAGCTAAAAACAATGAATTTGTTTATGAATTATTAGCTCATTTAAAAGTAACAGAAAATATTTTCAATGAAGATTCACCAAAAAGTTTACGAATTTTAATGCAATTAGCAATTTTCTTAGTTTTATATAAAGTTAGTGAAGCTCATCCTTTATATATAAAATTAAAGTTAAATCTACTAAAATCAATTGTATTAACAGGTGGAATTACAAAAGTATTAAGTTTTGAAGAAGCTGAGGATATTATTTCATTTTTTTATAAAAAGATTTTAACTTCAGATATTCATCCATCTATTATCTTGGATTCAAATTATGATATTTGGACACTTGGTATTACACAACAATAA